In Thiovibrio frasassiensis, one DNA window encodes the following:
- a CDS encoding KamA family radical SAM protein, translating into MTHWKNLLARSITTPEQLGRHFDFDVSALNPVYKQFPMRINPYYLGLIKTPGDPLWRQAVPDPQELDDDICLVDPLDEENRSPVENLVHTYPDRVLFLVSSQCAMYCRFCTRKRKVGTSRMLVTRETMREAFSYLRKNKEIRDVLISGGDPLLLSDETLVWLLDNLRAIPSIQIIRIGSRVPCTLPMRITTRLAGILKRYHPLYINTHFNHPDEITPEAAKACARLAGAGIPLGNQTVLLKGVNDNAATITKLMHGLLMIRVKPYYLFQADMTRGTNHFRTKVETGLEIMQAMIGYTSGMAVPTFALDAPGGGGKIPLSPNYLISLGKSVTLTNYLGAPCSYHNDLE; encoded by the coding sequence ATGACACACTGGAAAAACCTGCTGGCCCGCAGCATCACCACCCCAGAACAGCTGGGCCGCCATTTCGACTTCGATGTTTCTGCCTTGAATCCCGTGTACAAACAGTTTCCCATGCGGATCAACCCCTACTATCTCGGGCTGATCAAAACCCCGGGAGACCCTCTCTGGCGGCAGGCCGTACCCGACCCGCAGGAACTGGATGACGATATCTGCCTTGTCGACCCCCTGGACGAAGAAAACCGCTCGCCGGTGGAGAATCTGGTCCACACCTACCCGGACCGGGTCCTCTTTCTGGTCTCCAGCCAATGCGCCATGTACTGCCGGTTCTGCACCAGAAAAAGAAAGGTGGGCACCAGCCGCATGCTGGTCACCCGGGAAACTATGCGGGAAGCCTTTAGCTATCTTCGCAAAAACAAAGAGATCCGAGATGTCCTCATTTCCGGCGGAGACCCGCTTCTTTTAAGCGACGAAACCCTGGTCTGGTTGCTGGACAACCTGCGGGCCATCCCTTCGATCCAGATCATCCGCATCGGCAGCCGGGTGCCCTGCACCCTGCCCATGCGGATCACCACCCGGTTGGCCGGGATCCTCAAACGGTATCACCCGCTCTACATCAACACCCATTTCAACCACCCCGACGAAATAACACCCGAGGCGGCCAAGGCATGCGCCCGTCTGGCCGGGGCCGGAATCCCCCTGGGCAACCAGACCGTCTTGCTCAAAGGGGTCAACGACAACGCCGCAACCATCACCAAACTCATGCACGGGCTGCTCATGATCCGGGTGAAGCCCTATTATCTTTTTCAGGCAGACATGACCCGGGGCACCAATCACTTCAGAACCAAGGTGGAAACAGGCCTTGAGATCATGCAAGCCATGATCGGGTACACCTCCGGGATGGCCGTGCCGACCTTCGCTCTCGACGCGCCGGGCGGAGGGGGCAAGATTCCGCTGAGCCCCAACTATCTCATCAGCCTGGGCAAGAGCGTCACCCTGACCAATTATCTCGGAGCCCCCTGCAGCTACCACAACGATCTTGAATGA
- a CDS encoding ankyrin repeat domain-containing protein — translation MFDGYTAILALFSLVAIVSFFLLRVSRSMDLREKENDDCKMVFFWRFRRQDDFFVVDATGKTILMQAVAQGFAEGIDHVLVKASVEAVNSATDDGTTALHCAIAPGNPAIVARLLDFGAQPNAADHDGRTPLWLAAHKEDGRIAALLLDYKADPNCRVGKNRLTPLMVAAKNGRIEVANLLLDRGANPRLVSGDGRTAAHFAREYFKENMGGQGAHNQKLARMVLRLEAGLKKKG, via the coding sequence ATGTTTGATGGATATACCGCTATCTTAGCGCTTTTTTCTCTTGTGGCAATTGTCAGCTTTTTTCTGCTCAGGGTGAGTAGATCCATGGATCTACGGGAAAAAGAGAATGATGACTGCAAGATGGTTTTTTTTTGGCGGTTTCGTCGCCAGGATGATTTTTTTGTCGTCGATGCAACCGGTAAGACCATCCTCATGCAGGCGGTTGCTCAGGGGTTTGCGGAGGGTATTGATCATGTCCTGGTCAAGGCCAGTGTTGAGGCTGTCAATTCTGCCACGGATGACGGTACCACTGCCCTCCACTGTGCCATTGCCCCCGGCAATCCGGCCATTGTCGCCAGATTGTTGGATTTTGGGGCACAGCCCAATGCCGCTGACCATGACGGCAGAACCCCGCTCTGGCTTGCGGCCCATAAGGAGGATGGTCGGATCGCCGCTCTCCTTCTCGATTACAAGGCGGATCCGAATTGTCGGGTGGGGAAAAACCGTTTGACCCCGCTTATGGTGGCGGCAAAAAATGGCCGGATCGAGGTGGCTAATCTCCTTCTTGATCGTGGCGCGAACCCGCGGCTTGTTTCCGGGGACGGACGGACTGCGGCCCACTTTGCCAGGGAATATTTCAAAGAGAATATGGGTGGCCAGGGCGCGCACAATCAGAAACTCGCGAGAATGGTGTTGCGGCTTGAAGCTGGCCTGAAAAAAAAGGGTTGA
- a CDS encoding TAXI family TRAP transporter solute-binding subunit translates to MKKNPLRLALIISTVLLLTLSHTSPALALNKKLIFRGGPAGGTFQLVANAIEAYPGIRALPSMSLTTQPSAGSLENLSQVNAGQADFSLVYSGHAYLGRNGLLPDDSNTYDKVLAVASMYGAPAQLVVRKGSGIHSLKDLKGKKVGVGSPGSGAFANCELFFKHLGLWDAIIPIHIGYNEVAMAFANKQLDAFWLFTSFPSSAVTMAAKTGKIDLLDLDAEARASGFYKKYPYFTARTLPPGTYRGVKHHTPSFQDSTLWVANAEVPDEVVYRLLSTIYSKKGLRYMRKQNRALKDMSTRSGAKDIIIPMHPGAVKFWKEKGLL, encoded by the coding sequence ATGAAAAAAAACCCTCTTCGCCTCGCCTTGATCATCAGCACAGTACTTCTCCTGACTCTTTCCCATACATCCCCTGCTCTTGCCCTCAACAAAAAACTGATATTCCGGGGCGGTCCAGCAGGAGGAACCTTCCAGTTGGTGGCCAACGCCATTGAGGCCTACCCGGGAATCAGAGCCCTTCCGAGCATGAGTCTAACAACCCAGCCTTCGGCAGGCTCTTTGGAAAATCTGTCCCAGGTCAATGCCGGTCAGGCCGATTTTAGCCTGGTCTATTCCGGCCATGCCTATCTTGGGCGCAACGGTCTGCTCCCAGACGACAGCAACACCTATGACAAGGTCCTGGCCGTGGCCTCCATGTATGGGGCGCCGGCCCAGCTTGTGGTCCGGAAAGGCTCGGGGATACACAGTCTCAAGGATCTCAAGGGAAAAAAGGTGGGGGTCGGCAGTCCCGGTTCAGGGGCCTTTGCCAACTGCGAGCTTTTTTTCAAACATCTGGGGCTCTGGGACGCCATCATCCCCATCCATATCGGCTACAATGAAGTGGCCATGGCCTTTGCCAACAAACAGCTCGACGCCTTCTGGCTCTTTACCAGCTTCCCAAGCAGCGCCGTCACCATGGCGGCGAAAACCGGCAAGATCGACCTCCTCGATCTCGATGCCGAGGCCCGGGCCAGCGGCTTCTACAAGAAATATCCCTACTTCACCGCCCGAACCCTACCTCCCGGCACCTATCGCGGGGTAAAGCACCACACCCCTTCCTTTCAGGACTCCACCCTCTGGGTGGCCAATGCCGAAGTGCCGGACGAGGTGGTGTACCGCCTGCTTTCCACCATTTACAGCAAAAAAGGGTTGCGCTACATGAGAAAACAGAATCGTGCCCTGAAGGATATGAGCACGCGCTCCGGGGCCAAGGACATCATCATCCCCATGCATCCCGGAGCCGTCAAGTTCTGGAAAGAAAAAGGCCTCCTCTAA
- a CDS encoding 4Fe-4S binding protein: MKEQKHRKYFQLVLAPLVPLVVIGGYFWPYLGYIGVVMLLFMLTLALFRGRYYCGWYCAMGSFHERILSLISCKKKMLPVFKAQWFRWIVFILMMGLLATRLILSGGDPRKIGATFVMMWSIATGLAIGIGLVWKPRSWCSICPMGMFQGLIGLRAYRLQVGEGCRECGLCEKVCPIETNPGSMRELGIIKSADCLRCGNCVVNCPAKVLSFTARPASTSEEPLSDKEKGDC; the protein is encoded by the coding sequence ATGAAAGAACAGAAGCATCGTAAATATTTCCAGTTGGTCCTTGCGCCGCTCGTGCCGCTCGTCGTGATTGGTGGATATTTTTGGCCGTATCTTGGATACATTGGCGTTGTCATGCTGTTGTTCATGCTGACCCTCGCCCTGTTTCGTGGCCGTTATTATTGTGGTTGGTATTGTGCCATGGGCTCTTTTCATGAGCGGATTCTTTCTCTGATCAGTTGCAAAAAGAAGATGCTGCCTGTTTTTAAGGCGCAATGGTTCAGGTGGATTGTTTTTATCCTGATGATGGGGTTGCTGGCCACGAGGCTGATTCTGTCAGGGGGAGATCCGAGAAAGATCGGCGCCACTTTTGTTATGATGTGGAGTATCGCCACCGGTTTGGCCATTGGCATCGGTCTTGTTTGGAAGCCGCGCTCTTGGTGCAGCATCTGTCCCATGGGCATGTTTCAGGGGCTTATTGGCTTGCGGGCCTATCGGTTACAGGTCGGTGAAGGTTGCCGTGAGTGTGGCTTATGTGAGAAGGTCTGTCCCATTGAGACCAATCCCGGCAGCATGCGGGAGCTTGGAATCATCAAAAGTGCCGATTGCCTGCGTTGCGGCAATTGCGTGGTGAATTGTCCTGCCAAGGTCCTTTCATTTACAGCCCGCCCTGCGAGCACCAGTGAGGAGCCGCTTTCCGACAAGGAAAAGGGGGATTGTTGA
- a CDS encoding universal stress protein codes for MQKKILIAVDGSPYSTNCLRYLGQLFHDLPDIHFHLLSVVPTSSTGSAAKDWLTEAELLNTVSSATRNLLVAQKKYMQQATDTLKRLGIAEEQVHTSVKLSQRSVPHDIIHEARQGKYDALLIGRRGIGKLEEMIMGSVSATILDKCHDVPLWIIDGQVNSCKFLVPVDGTSHSLKAIDHLAFILADNPCAEVTLFYSKALLGSHPVIEPKDFHTLWGEAWCEEHLRRPDSLFHAPKQLLIDGGFPPERIFWLETFMGIDPSRQILRQALIDDFGTIVMGRRGEEVSKGIFRGVSDRVLLMAEEVAVWIIG; via the coding sequence ATGCAAAAAAAAATCCTCATTGCCGTTGACGGCTCGCCATACAGCACCAATTGCCTCCGCTATCTCGGCCAGCTATTCCACGACCTTCCCGACATCCATTTCCATCTACTTTCCGTTGTCCCGACAAGCAGCACCGGCTCAGCCGCAAAAGATTGGCTGACCGAAGCGGAGCTGCTCAATACCGTCAGCTCGGCAACCCGCAACCTGCTGGTAGCCCAAAAAAAATACATGCAACAGGCCACGGACACCCTCAAGCGACTCGGCATTGCCGAGGAACAGGTGCATACCTCGGTCAAACTTTCCCAGCGGAGTGTCCCCCACGACATCATCCATGAGGCCCGGCAAGGCAAGTACGACGCCCTGCTCATCGGCCGGAGGGGCATCGGCAAACTGGAAGAGATGATCATGGGCAGCGTTTCGGCAACCATTCTGGATAAATGCCATGATGTCCCTCTCTGGATCATCGATGGGCAGGTAAACTCCTGCAAATTTCTGGTTCCGGTGGACGGCACCTCCCATTCCCTGAAGGCCATTGACCATCTGGCCTTTATCCTTGCCGACAACCCCTGCGCCGAAGTGACCCTTTTTTACTCAAAAGCCCTGCTTGGCAGCCATCCCGTAATCGAGCCCAAGGATTTCCATACCCTTTGGGGCGAGGCGTGGTGCGAAGAGCACCTGCGCAGACCGGACAGCCTTTTCCATGCCCCGAAACAACTCCTCATTGACGGGGGGTTCCCTCCGGAGCGCATCTTCTGGCTGGAAACCTTCATGGGCATTGATCCCAGCCGCCAAATTCTTCGCCAGGCCCTGATCGATGATTTCGGCACCATCGTCATGGGCCGCCGGGGCGAGGAGGTCAGCAAGGGCATCTTTCGAGGGGTCTCGGACCGGGTGCTGCTCATGGCCGAAGAGGTAGCGGTCTGGATTATCGGCTGA
- a CDS encoding NAD-dependent malic enzyme, which produces MPQNSFGFQYDPYGNTKAIEVFSRWLGVYDNQFTNKGTAFTRDEREQLQLEGTLPPSVRTLTQQMDNCLEILARKSSDLEQFVYLRSLYDRNVTLAHAVIASDIERFMRIIYTPTVGEACRQYSSMFRKANGLHFFPGNIDKAEEILRRFKSRQIRVAVVTDNQGILGMGDQGVGGISICLGKLMLYTQGAGVAPWHCLPISLDVGTDNAALLNDPNYLGWWHPRLVGDEYLDFVRRFAKAFKAVFPHALCQWEDFSKQKAFAIRDAYLHDLVSFNDDIQGTGAVTLAALISAMKIKKELLTKQVYLIYGAGAGGVGIAEQIETALIEGGLGPEEARARIFAVDSKGLVTTERELEPYKQKFAKDPAALDWYSAKTDGNLLNVIQKARVTVLIGTSGQPGAFSRYIVQAMQGNSRRPVILPLSNPTAQAEALPADIHKWTSGSALVATGSPFEPITIGGLPIRVGQCNNVFIFPGVGLGVMASGAQEVLPAFFTAAAQAVAEQVSGADLKKGILLPSVATLREVSLAVALAVGETAISRGVAHPCVYSTYQHDYKRERLQRLVEMMGWQPRYLPIVPR; this is translated from the coding sequence ATGCCGCAAAACAGCTTTGGTTTTCAGTACGATCCCTATGGCAACACCAAGGCGATCGAGGTCTTCAGCCGCTGGCTCGGAGTGTATGACAACCAGTTCACCAATAAAGGCACTGCCTTTACCCGGGATGAACGGGAACAACTTCAGCTGGAAGGCACCCTTCCGCCCAGCGTCCGGACCCTCACCCAGCAGATGGACAATTGCCTGGAAATCCTGGCGCGGAAAAGCAGCGATCTGGAGCAGTTTGTCTACCTGCGCTCTCTCTATGACCGGAATGTGACCCTGGCCCATGCCGTTATCGCCAGCGACATTGAGCGATTCATGCGGATCATCTACACGCCCACCGTGGGCGAGGCCTGCCGCCAGTATTCTTCCATGTTCCGCAAGGCAAACGGGCTGCATTTTTTCCCCGGCAATATCGACAAGGCCGAGGAGATCCTGCGCCGCTTCAAGTCCAGACAGATCAGGGTGGCGGTTGTTACCGACAATCAGGGCATCCTCGGCATGGGCGACCAAGGGGTGGGTGGGATCTCCATCTGTCTTGGCAAACTCATGCTCTACACCCAGGGCGCCGGGGTGGCGCCTTGGCATTGTCTGCCCATTTCCCTGGACGTCGGCACGGACAACGCCGCGCTCTTGAATGATCCGAATTATCTCGGCTGGTGGCATCCCCGATTGGTCGGGGATGAGTATCTTGATTTTGTCCGGCGTTTTGCCAAGGCGTTTAAGGCGGTGTTTCCCCATGCCCTCTGCCAGTGGGAGGATTTTTCCAAGCAGAAGGCCTTTGCCATCCGGGATGCCTATCTCCATGATCTTGTTTCGTTCAATGATGATATCCAGGGGACCGGGGCGGTGACCCTGGCGGCACTGATCTCCGCCATGAAGATCAAGAAGGAGTTGCTGACCAAGCAGGTGTATCTGATTTATGGCGCGGGTGCCGGCGGGGTTGGCATTGCCGAACAGATCGAAACTGCGCTCATTGAGGGGGGGCTTGGTCCGGAAGAGGCGAGAGCCCGGATCTTCGCGGTGGACAGCAAAGGGTTGGTGACCACCGAGCGGGAGCTTGAGCCATATAAGCAGAAGTTTGCCAAGGATCCGGCCGCCCTGGATTGGTATTCTGCAAAAACGGACGGCAACCTGTTGAACGTGATCCAGAAAGCCCGGGTTACGGTGTTGATCGGCACTTCCGGTCAACCCGGGGCTTTTAGCCGCTATATTGTTCAGGCCATGCAGGGCAACAGCCGTCGGCCGGTTATTCTGCCGCTCAGCAATCCCACCGCCCAGGCCGAGGCGTTGCCCGCGGACATCCATAAATGGACCTCCGGCAGTGCTCTGGTTGCTACGGGCAGTCCGTTTGAACCGATAACCATCGGTGGGTTGCCGATCAGGGTCGGGCAGTGCAATAATGTTTTTATCTTTCCGGGCGTGGGCTTGGGAGTCATGGCCTCAGGCGCACAGGAGGTGCTGCCTGCGTTTTTCACCGCTGCGGCCCAGGCGGTGGCAGAGCAGGTGTCGGGGGCGGATCTCAAGAAGGGGATCCTCCTGCCATCGGTGGCCACTTTGCGCGAGGTGAGTCTGGCTGTGGCGTTAGCCGTGGGTGAAACGGCGATCAGCCGGGGTGTGGCTCACCCCTGTGTTTACAGCACCTATCAGCATGATTACAAGCGGGAACGGTTGCAGCGTTTGGTGGAGATGATGGGCTGGCAGCCCCGGTATCTGCCGATTGTTCCCAGGTGA
- a CDS encoding diguanylate cyclase domain-containing protein, with protein MSLKVLVVDNHPMILKLLANFLEKEGHEVMTASDGLAALSVLEVYTPDIVFVDLVMPNIGGDKLCRIIRSIPRFADLFIVILSAIAAEDDVDYQKIGANACIAKSSIKAIQKHVLDVIHHLANHSLSSLEPVANLEDVQYRTITRELLSSKNHFEAIINNMSEAVFELTPEGTIIFVNLAALHLCSLTEEKLLATNLVALFAEDDRQNISSLLAHPERLPQLLEDNPPTLFNGKHVSLHFLELRQDDQPTIILIAKDISERHEAEQVLLANETRFRELFNNMSSGVAVYEAKDLDASDFIFVDFNQAAERIEKIRKDQVIGRSLLEVFPGAREFGLLAVLQRVWQTGRPEHHPLSLYTDNRLRGWRENYLYKLPSGEVVAIFEDVTARKQAENNLAIESAMNGAVARISRMIISSDSLKDISSALLEELLVLTGSKHGIIDLVDTKTNKLLAMAFSQKIGELCAVQEENGTFVHSPHGLINWVLENKTSLLSNSPLTDYRVQGNSLGPESPACLLVVPALFNNELLGIIAVADNPRNYEKRNLDTVEQFASLFALAAQKQQAQDHIAHLAHHDPLTGLINRHLFPDRLAQAMILSQRHRKKIALLYVDLDKFKQINDAHGHLAGDAVLKEIAARLQGLLRDSDTVARMGGDEFVVILHDIGSKTAIKNVAKKIIDTIAEPILFHETHLMVMASVGISIYPDDDKQIDSLLQKADRAMYQAKKANTSGYIFYEG; from the coding sequence ATGTCCTTAAAAGTTCTTGTGGTGGACAATCACCCGATGATCCTCAAACTCCTGGCCAATTTCCTGGAAAAGGAAGGCCACGAGGTAATGACGGCCAGCGATGGCCTGGCAGCCCTCAGCGTATTGGAGGTCTACACGCCGGACATCGTTTTTGTCGACCTGGTCATGCCCAACATCGGCGGCGACAAGCTCTGCCGAATCATCCGCAGCATCCCACGCTTTGCCGATCTTTTCATCGTCATTCTTTCCGCCATTGCCGCGGAGGATGACGTCGATTACCAAAAAATCGGCGCCAATGCCTGCATCGCCAAGAGTTCGATCAAAGCCATTCAAAAACACGTTCTTGACGTCATCCACCATCTGGCGAATCACTCCCTGAGCAGCCTTGAGCCGGTGGCCAACCTTGAAGACGTCCAGTACCGGACCATCACCAGGGAACTGCTTTCCTCAAAAAATCATTTTGAAGCCATCATCAACAACATGTCCGAGGCGGTTTTTGAACTAACCCCGGAAGGCACCATAATCTTTGTCAATCTGGCCGCTCTGCACCTGTGCAGCCTGACTGAGGAAAAGCTGCTGGCCACGAACCTTGTCGCTCTGTTTGCCGAGGATGATCGCCAGAATATTTCCAGCCTGCTAGCCCACCCGGAACGTTTACCCCAACTCCTCGAAGACAATCCTCCCACACTTTTCAACGGCAAACATGTCTCCCTCCATTTTCTGGAACTCCGCCAGGACGACCAACCCACCATAATCCTCATCGCCAAGGACATCAGTGAACGGCATGAGGCGGAACAGGTCTTGCTGGCCAATGAAACACGCTTCCGGGAGCTCTTCAATAACATGAGTTCCGGGGTTGCGGTCTACGAGGCAAAAGATCTCGACGCCAGCGATTTTATTTTTGTCGATTTTAACCAAGCCGCGGAACGCATCGAAAAAATACGCAAGGATCAGGTAATCGGCAGGTCACTTCTCGAAGTTTTTCCCGGAGCAAGAGAATTCGGTCTTCTTGCCGTGCTGCAACGGGTCTGGCAGACCGGCAGGCCGGAACACCATCCACTTTCCCTCTATACCGACAACCGCTTGCGCGGCTGGCGGGAAAACTACCTCTACAAACTGCCCTCCGGCGAAGTGGTCGCCATCTTTGAGGATGTTACCGCAAGGAAACAGGCGGAAAACAATCTGGCCATTGAATCGGCCATGAACGGGGCCGTGGCCAGAATTTCCAGGATGATCATCTCCTCGGATTCCCTGAAGGATATTTCCTCGGCCCTGCTGGAAGAGCTCCTGGTTCTCACCGGCAGCAAGCACGGAATTATCGACCTGGTGGATACGAAGACAAATAAGCTGCTGGCCATGGCGTTTTCCCAAAAGATCGGGGAACTGTGCGCCGTGCAGGAGGAAAATGGGACCTTTGTGCACTCCCCCCACGGCCTGATCAACTGGGTTCTCGAAAACAAAACCTCCCTCCTCTCAAACTCGCCGCTCACCGACTACAGAGTACAGGGGAATTCCCTCGGCCCGGAATCCCCTGCCTGCCTCCTGGTGGTTCCGGCCTTGTTCAACAACGAACTCCTGGGCATCATCGCCGTGGCCGACAACCCCCGCAATTACGAAAAAAGGAATCTCGACACCGTTGAACAATTCGCCTCTCTGTTCGCCCTGGCCGCACAAAAACAACAAGCGCAGGACCATATTGCCCACCTGGCCCATCACGACCCCCTCACCGGCCTGATCAACAGACACCTTTTTCCGGACCGGCTGGCCCAGGCCATGATACTGAGCCAGCGTCACCGCAAAAAAATCGCCCTGCTCTATGTGGATCTGGACAAATTCAAGCAGATCAACGATGCACACGGACATCTGGCGGGAGACGCCGTCCTCAAAGAGATCGCCGCCAGACTGCAAGGGCTGTTGCGCGACTCCGACACAGTTGCCCGCATGGGCGGCGATGAATTCGTGGTGATTCTCCATGATATTGGGAGCAAAACCGCAATAAAAAATGTGGCAAAAAAGATTATCGACACCATCGCCGA
- a CDS encoding potassium transporter Kup: MNAPATEMSGKQLSALSLAALGVVFGDIGTSPLYAMRECFHGEYGIAVTSANVLGVLSLIFWALLLIVSIKYLGFILRADNEGEGGVLALTALIKPKNLKRHTPQWVLVCIGLFAACLMYGDGMITPAISVLSAVEGVKNITPFFEPYIIPATILILSGLFLIQKKGTARVGRLFGPIMLLWFCMLAALGIAQIVSCPRILVAVFPWHGISFLLENRIHGFIVLGAVFLVVTGAEAIYADMGHFGKRPIQLVWFLIAFPALVLNYFGQGALLLVRPEEAYHPFYAMVPDWAMIPMVLLATMATIIASQAVITGSFSLTRQAIQLGYLPRLRITHTSSSHIGQIYVGPVNWALMLCTIGLVLGFQSSSKLAAAYGVAVSATMLITSTLFFVVASKRWGWSRLTAGLLAGLFFMVDLPFLGANMSKIFHGAWFALAIGGFFFLMMLTWEQGREILGNRMRSLTPKLEEFKEMLISTPPQRINGQAVFLTRGHDIVPAALMHNLKHNKILHSEVVFLNIRTEEIPRVPNFEKIEAEKLGAGLYRIIAHYGFMEEPKIDTIFALASSKGLNLDMKEASFFLGREKLSIGEHPEMWRWRSQLFLFLARNAMDAAAFFDIPSDQVIEVGVQLEL, from the coding sequence ATGAATGCTCCCGCCACAGAAATGTCCGGCAAACAATTAAGCGCCCTCTCACTGGCTGCCCTCGGGGTTGTATTTGGGGATATCGGCACCAGTCCGCTCTATGCCATGCGGGAATGTTTTCACGGCGAGTATGGCATCGCGGTTACTTCCGCCAATGTCCTCGGCGTATTGTCCCTCATCTTCTGGGCTTTGCTGCTTATCGTCAGCATCAAATATCTCGGCTTCATCCTCCGGGCAGATAACGAAGGCGAGGGCGGAGTTCTGGCCCTGACCGCCCTGATCAAACCCAAAAATCTCAAACGGCACACCCCGCAATGGGTTCTGGTGTGCATTGGCCTCTTTGCCGCCTGCCTGATGTATGGCGACGGCATGATCACCCCGGCCATCTCGGTGTTAAGCGCCGTGGAAGGGGTGAAAAACATTACTCCGTTCTTTGAACCCTATATTATTCCTGCCACCATACTCATTCTCTCCGGGCTTTTTTTGATCCAGAAGAAGGGAACCGCCAGGGTGGGTCGCCTGTTCGGGCCGATCATGCTCCTCTGGTTCTGCATGCTTGCCGCCCTCGGCATTGCCCAGATTGTCAGCTGCCCACGGATTCTTGTTGCCGTCTTTCCCTGGCACGGCATCAGTTTTCTTCTCGAAAACCGAATCCACGGCTTTATCGTATTGGGCGCGGTTTTTCTTGTGGTGACCGGGGCCGAGGCAATCTATGCCGACATGGGCCACTTCGGCAAACGCCCCATCCAACTGGTTTGGTTCCTGATTGCCTTCCCAGCGTTGGTCTTGAACTATTTTGGCCAGGGCGCCCTGCTGCTTGTCAGACCGGAAGAAGCGTATCACCCCTTCTACGCCATGGTCCCGGACTGGGCGATGATTCCCATGGTCCTCTTGGCCACCATGGCCACCATCATCGCCTCCCAGGCTGTAATCACCGGTTCTTTTTCCCTCACCCGTCAGGCGATTCAACTGGGCTACCTGCCCCGGCTGCGGATCACCCACACTTCATCCTCCCATATAGGTCAGATCTATGTGGGCCCGGTAAACTGGGCGCTGATGCTGTGCACCATCGGCCTGGTCCTGGGTTTTCAATCGTCAAGCAAACTGGCCGCCGCCTATGGCGTGGCGGTGAGCGCCACCATGTTGATCACCTCCACCCTCTTTTTTGTGGTCGCCAGCAAACGCTGGGGCTGGAGCCGCTTGACAGCCGGACTGCTTGCCGGCCTTTTCTTCATGGTGGATCTCCCCTTCCTCGGGGCAAACATGAGCAAGATCTTCCATGGCGCCTGGTTCGCTCTGGCCATCGGCGGCTTCTTTTTCCTGATGATGCTGACCTGGGAACAGGGTCGGGAAATTCTTGGCAACAGGATGCGCAGTCTCACCCCGAAACTGGAAGAATTCAAAGAAATGCTGATAAGCACTCCGCCGCAGCGGATCAACGGTCAGGCCGTATTCCTGACCCGAGGCCATGATATCGTGCCTGCGGCGCTGATGCACAATCTGAAGCACAACAAGATTCTGCACTCCGAGGTGGTTTTTCTCAATATCCGCACCGAAGAAATCCCCCGAGTCCCGAATTTCGAGAAAATCGAAGCCGAAAAGCTGGGCGCCGGACTGTATCGGATCATTGCCCACTACGGCTTCATGGAAGAGCCAAAGATCGACACCATTTTCGCCCTGGCCAGCAGCAAGGGGCTGAATTTGGACATGAAAGAGGCCAGTTTTTTTCTTGGCCGGGAAAAGCTCTCCATCGGCGAACACCCGGAAATGTGGCGCTGGCGCTCACAACTTTTTCTCTTTCTGGCGCGCAACGCCATGGATGCCGCAGCGTTTTTCGACATCCCCTCAGATCAGGTCATCGAGGTTGGTGTCCAGCTCGAGCTGTAA